A single region of the Montipora capricornis isolate CH-2021 chromosome 13, ASM3666992v2, whole genome shotgun sequence genome encodes:
- the LOC138030686 gene encoding lysophosphatidic acid receptor 3-like has product MSGKTITNQRTFQYESVMTNLQMKNDSDLQNRTSNFELFSSSECIALLTTNGIEAIAVVTLNALAIIVFLKERRLCKRSMYLTISLTIADMFNAWPVIIWSFSLGNECNIWTINYVSDPVQITGALLAFSLAVSVTNLAAISLERAHATFRPFTHRLMKKKVFGAAVASACLTSVLFTAIGLLRNQFNFISFTAKLKSGVFSFFLLSAPFFILVSYTTIAIKFYCGTHPQHHGAISRERKLTKTLFIVTFVSLTLLLPSLIVNSLGYISSWEIFETISYKTMWLLQYSLTFLLFANSFINPLLYAFKIPEFKRALLFLLCCRFRSEPLQVLPLNDM; this is encoded by the coding sequence ATGAAGAATGATTCTGATCTGCAAAACAGAACTTCAAATTTCgagcttttttcttcttccgaGTGCATTGCCTTGCTGACAACAAATGGCATAGAGGCTATTGCTGTAGTGACACTGAATGCCCTCGCAATCATTGTTTTCCTGAAAGAGCGAAGACTTTGCAAGCGTAGCATGTACCTGACGATCAGCCTGACAATTGCAGACATGTTTAATGCATGGCCTGTCATCATCTGGAGTTTCTCTCTGGGAAACGAGTGTAACATTTGGACGATTAACTACGTGTCTGATCCAGTTCAGATCACAGGAGCTTTACTCGCTTTCTCTCTAGCAGTCTCAGTAACAAACCTCGCTGCTATTTCTTTGGAGCGAGCGCACGCAACTTTTCGTCCATTTACGCATCGTCTCATGAAAAAGAAGGTGTTTGGAGCAGCTGTTGCGTCTGCTTGCCTTACCTCTGTCCTGTTTACAGCCATCGGCTTGTTACGGAATCAGTTCAATTTCATCTCTTTTACCGCGAAACTGAAGTCAGGTGTATTTTCCTTCTTCTTATTAAGTGCTCCTTTTTTTATCCTTGTTTCGTACACAACCATCGCTATTAAATTTTACTGTGGAACTCACCCTCAACATCATGGTGCAATCagtagagaaagaaaactgaccaagaCACTGTTCATTGTAACTTTTGTATCGTTAACACTATTGCTGCCAAGTCTAATTGTCAACTCTCTTGGTTACATTTCTTCTTGGGAGATTTTTGAAACAATTTCTTATAAAACAATGTGGCTTTTACAGTACTCTTTAACCTTCTTATTATTCGCAAACTCATTCATAAATCCATTGCTATATGCATTTAAAATACCAGAGTTCAAAAGAGCTCTGCTGTTTCTATTGTGTTGTAGATTTCGCTCGGAGCCACTTCAGGTTTTACCTCTTAATGACATGTAA